A region from the Drosophila mauritiana strain mau12 chromosome 2L, ASM438214v1, whole genome shotgun sequence genome encodes:
- the LOC117150572 gene encoding group XV phospholipase A2-like, whose product MRLKSGLLSVLLLTTFLALGECFWPFSKWHGTNDNPSTPPEPKLSPVIFVPGDGGSQMDARLNKPNSPYLICQKTHDWYNLWLDLEQLVIPMVYCWIDNVKLYYDKVTRTTHNTPGVETRIPGWGNPEVVEWIDPTKNSAGAYFKDIANELVKLGYIRRQNIHGAPYDFRKAPNENQQFFIDLKQLVEDSYEANNQSAVTFISHSMGSLMTLVFLQEQTLQWKAKYVKRMISLAGVWAGSFKAVKVFAMGDDLDSFALSAKILKAEQITHPSTAWLLPSPLFWKPSEVLAMTPSRNYTMAQLEEFFKDLDYMTGWEMRKDTIRYNRNFNPPNVELHCLYGDGIDTVERLQYKKSDISGETPKLIMGLGDGTVNQRSLRACKYWAGYSNAPINTLALQNVDHMHILSNPDVLKYIRTVMQQP is encoded by the exons ATGAGGCTCAAATCGGGATTGCTTTCGGTGCTCCTGCTGACCACCTTCTTGGCCCTGGGCGAGTGCTTTTGGCCATTTAGCAAATGGCATGGAACAAATGATAATCCTTCTACGCCCCCCGAACCCAAGCTGTCGCCAGTGATATTCG TACCCGGCGACGGAGGCTCCCAAATGGATGCTCGGCTAAATAAGCCCAACTCTCCCTACTTAATTTGCCAAAAGACCCACGACTGGTACAACCTGTGGCTGGACCTGGAGCAGTTGGTCATCCCCATGGTCTACTGTTGGATAGACAATGTCAAGCTGTACTACGACAAGGTCACGAGGACCACACACAACACTCCTGGTGTGGAGACGAGGATACCCGGCTGGGGCAATCCCGAGGTGGTCGAGTGGATCGACCCCACCAAGAACAGCGCCGGAGCCTACTTCAAGGATATAGCCAATGAGCTGGTGAAACTTGGATATATTCGCAGACAAAACATCCACGGAGCACCCTATGACTTCCGCAAAGCGCCAA ATGAGAACCAACAGTTCTTCATCGATCTCAAGCAGCTGGTGGAGGACTCCTATGAGGCCAACAATCAGTCGGCTGTGACCTTCATCTCGCACAGCATGGGCAGTCTCATGACCCTGGTCTTCTTGCAGGAGCAAACCCTCCAATGGAAGGCGAAATACGTGAAGCGCATGATCAGCCTGGCGGGAGTTTGGGCTGGGAGTTTTAAGGCTGTGAAGGTGTTTGCCATGGGCGATGATCTCGACTCGTTCGCCCTGAGTGCCAAGATCCTCAAGGCGGAACAGATAACACACCCATCCACGGCCTGGTTGCTGCCCTCGCCACTGTTTTGGAAGCCATCCGAGGTTCTGGCCATGACCCCAAGCAGAAACTATACGATGGCACAGCTGGAAGAGTTCTTCAAAGACCTCGACTACATGACGGGCTGGGAAATGCGCAAGGACACGATTCGGTACAACCGAAACTTCAATCCACCGAATGTGGAACTGCACTGTCTCTATGGCGATGGCATCGACACGGTCGAGAG ACTGCAGTACAAGAAATCGGACATTAGTGGGGAAACGCCCAAGTTGATAATGGGTCTCGGCGACGGCACTGTCAACCAGCGTTCTCTGCGAGCCTGCAAGTATTGGGCGGGCTACTCCAATGCGCCTATAAACACGCTGGCCCTCCAGAACGTGGACCACATGCACATCCTGTCCAATCCGGACGTCCTCAAATATATCCGCACTGTCATGCAGCAGCCGTAA
- the LOC117150570 gene encoding cell division cycle protein 23 homolog, whose amino-acid sequence MAMQKFFSVLLPDVKRELRRGIIECSKRGLLHSTKWLAEMHHGLADVHIDNEAPDEDRTFSECQLEGIAPEEYSDYFLAKSYYDVREYDRAAHAVRNCESSVPRFLHFYSSYMAREKRRLDSTTDQANLHEPNQMRDLADLLATLRMEYGKSRLDGYGIYLYGVVLKALNLNQAAEQMLVQAIRLVPMLWSAYLELSPLIMEKKKLLSLQLGGHWMRHFFMAHTYLELYLNDDGLKIYEDLQASGFSKSIYLIAQMALVYHNKRDVDKAIELYQALLESDPYRLDNVDTYSNLLFVKEMKTEMAQLAHKAVSINKYRPETCCVIGNYYSIRCDHQVAISYFQRALKLNPKYLAAWTLMGHEFMELKNTNAAIQSYRKAVEVNKRDYRAWYGLGQAYEIIKMHYYSLYYFKIAHQLRPYDSRMLVALGETYEKLDKCENAVKCYWKAIDVGDIEGIAMYKLANLHEKLGDHETAVHCYIMYCEDERAATDKQSLYQGFITLANYYEKKSEYERAAYYAYKCLDSEDRKMEAKALLKTIDWKRNAEGQKKVKTTSAVANADTSSEDEMEWEMQDVRVRVPITSIATTTTSTTTAATESASSSSLISLRPDRNLIQGMRRSQASRTSLTAPASSTTTTTPSATAVTMSTEEAPGTSGGTSNPPEQAPSDDNSSMEISSVSID is encoded by the exons ATGGCGATGCAGAAGTTCTTCAGCGTGCTGCTGCCGGATGTGAAGCGGGAGCTGCGCCGCGGAATCATCGAGTGCTCCAAGCGGGGCCTCCTGCACAGCACCAAGTGGCTGGCGGAGATGCACCACGGACTGGCCGATGTGCACATAGACAATGAGGCGCCAGATGAGGATCGCACATTCAGCGAGTGCCAGCTGGAGGGGATTGCGCCGGAGGAGTACAGCGACTACTTCCTGGCCAAGAGCTACTACGACGTGAGGGAGTACGACAGGGCGGCGCATGCGGTCAGGAACTGCGAGTCCAGTGTGCCGCGCTTCCTGCACTTCTATTCCAGCTACATGGCCAGGGAAAAGCGGCGACTGGACTCGACCACCGACCAGGCGAATCTGCACGAGCCGAATCAGATGCGCGATCTCGCCGACCTGCTGGCCACATTGCGCATGGAGTACGGCAAGAGTCGGCTCGATGGCTACGGCATATACTTGTACGGAGTAGTCCTGAAAGCACTGAATCTCAACCAGGCCGCCGAGCAAATGCTGGTCCAGGCCATCAGACTGGTGCCCATGCTGTGGAGCGCCTATCTGGAGCTCTCGCCCCTCATCATGGAGAAGAAGAAACTGCTAAGCCTGCAGCTGGGTGGTCACTGGATGCGGCACTTCTTCATGGCGCACACTTACCTGGAGCTGTACCTCAACGACGACGGCCTGAAGATCTACGAGGACCTGCAGGCGTCGGGTTTCAGCAAGAGCATCTATTTAATTGCCCAGATGGCTCTGGTCTATCACAATAAGCGGGATGTGGACAAGGCGATTGAGCTGTACCAAGCGCTGCTCGAGAGCGATCCCTACCGCCTGGACAATGTGGACACCTATTCCAATCTGCTGTTCGTCAAGGAGATGAAAACGGAAATGGCACAGTTGGCCCACAAGGCTGTCAGCATCAACAAGTACCGTCCGGAGACGTGTTGTGTAATAG GCAACTACTACAGTATCCGCTGTGATCACCAGGTGGCCATTTCCTACTTTCAACGCGCCCTGAAACTGAATCCGAAGTATCTGGCGGCCTGGACCTTGATGGGACACGAGTTCATGGAGCTGAAAAACACAAATGCAGCCATACAAAGCTACCGAAAGGCAGTGGAGGTCAACAAGCGGGACTACCGCGCCTGGTATGGACTGGGCCAGGCCTACGAGATCATCAAAATGCACTACTACAGCCTGTACTACTTCAAAATCGCCCACCAACTGCGTCCCTACGACTCTCGCATGCTGGTTGCCTTGGGCGAGACGTACGAGAAGCTGGACAAGTGCGAAAATGCTGTGAAGTGCTACTGGAAGGCCATCGATGTGGGTGACATAGAGGGCATAGCGATGTACAAACTGGCCAATCTGCACGAGAAGCTCGGCGACCACGAGACGGCGGTCCATTGCTACATCATGTACTGCGAGGATGAGCGGGCGGCCACCGATAAGCAGAGTCTCTACCAAGGTTTCATCACGCTGGCCAATTATTACGAGAAGAAGAGCGAGTACGAACGAGCCGCCTATTACGCTTACAAATGCCTGGACTCGGAGGAT CGCAAAATGGAGGCAAAGGCGCTGCTGAAGACAATTGACTGGAAGCGCAATGCTGAGGGACAGAAGAAGGTAAAAACTACCTCGGCCGTGGCGAATGCAGACACCAGTTCCGAGGACGAGATGGAGTGGGAGATGCAGGACGTGCGAGTCCGAGTTCCCATCACGTCCATAGCCACCACGACTACCTCCACGACCACCGCGGCTACGGAGAGTGCCTCGAGTAGCTCCTTGATCAGCTTGCGTCCGGACCGAAATCTGATTCAGGGCATGCGTCGATCCCAGGCGAGCAGGACTAGCTTAACCGCGCCtgccagcagcaccaccaccaccacgccATCGGCAACTGCTGTCACAATGTCCACCGAGGAAGCGCCTGGCACATCCGGTGGCACTTCGAATCCGCCCGAGCAAGCGCCCTCGGATGATAACAGCTCCATGGAAATATCCAGCGTATCCATCGATTAG
- the LOC117150571 gene encoding lysosomal Pro-X carboxypeptidase, whose amino-acid sequence MILRDMGEATVRAALSAVLGILLIAGCDCSQRFKYEIKEFQVPLDHFSFLINATFNIRYLYNDSFVDKSNARTPIFFYTGNEGDIELFAQNTGFLWEQAERQRALVIFAEHRYYGKSLPFGSSTFNTSLPEHLAYFTVEQTLEDYAMLITFLRNERQMPVVAFGGSYGGMLAAWFRMKYPHLVTGALAASAPVLQFPGITDCDIFYRIVTSVFQNAYNENCTLNIAKSWKLFETLGASEAGKKQISDAFHLCNALKTDDDLKKFLDYVEEVYSNLAMVNYPYNSSFLAPLPAYPVRQVCYYLKELHSTDADLLHAMSSALAVYTNYTQSAKCLDISVNSNADDSGWNIQSCNQMVMPICSNGSETMFRTSSWNFKDYAEKCYKNYRLTPKPYDIILRYGGRNLEAATNIIFSNGLLDPWSGGGVLQAPNDKVFVIILPEGAHHLDLRHSDPADPPSVRDARDKEAAIIARWIQDF is encoded by the coding sequence ATGATTCTGCGCGATATGGGAGAAGCCACAGTGAGAGCTGCGCTGTCAGCGGTTTTGGGAATCCTGCTGATCGCGGGCTGCGATTGCAGCCAGCGTTTCAAGTACGAGATCAAGGAGTTCCAGGTGCCGCTGGACCACTTCAGCTTCCTGATCAACGCCACCTTCAACATCCGGTATCTGTACAACGACTCATTCGTGGACAAGAGCAATGCCCGCACCCCGATCTTCTTCTACACGGGCAACGAGGGGGACATCGAACTCTTCGCCCAGAATACCGGATTCCTGTGGGAGCAGGCGGAACGGCAGCGGGCTCTGGTGATCTTTGCGGAGCATCGTTACTATGGAAAGTCACTGCCCTTCGGGAGCTCCACGTTCAACACCAGCCTGCCGGAGCACTTGGCCTACTTCACAGTGGAGCAGACGCTCGAGGACTACGCCATGCTGATCACGTTCCTGCGGAACGAGCGCCAGATGCCCGTGGTGGCCTTCGGGGGCTCCTATGGCGGAATGCTGGCCGCCTGGTTCCGGATGAAGTATCCGCACTTGGTCACCGGAGCCCTGGCAGCCTCGGCGCCCGTTCTGCAGTTCCCCGGGATAACCGACTGCGACATCTTCTACAGGATTGTGACATCGGTGTTCCAGAATGCCTACAACGAAAACTGCACCTTGAACATTGCCAAGTCGTGGAAACTCTTCGAGACTCTGGGGGCGAGCGAGGCCGGCAAGAAGCAGATATCGGATGCATTCCACCTATGCAATGCCCTGAAGACCGACGACGACCTGAAGAAGTTCCTGGACTACGTGGAGGAGGTGTACAGCAATCTCGCCATGGTCAACTACCCGTACAACAGCAGTTTCCTGGCCCCATTACCTGCCTATCCCGTGAGGCAGGTGTGCTACTACCTGAAGGAGCTGCACTCCACCGACGCCGATTTGCTGCACGCCATGTCCAGTGCCCTGGCTGTCTACACCAACTACACACAGTCCGCCAAGTGCCTGGATATATCCGTCAACTCCAACGCCGATGACTCCGGTTGGAATATCCAGAGCTGCAACCAGATGGTGATGCCCATCTGCTCCAATGGCTCCGAAACCATGTTCCGCACGTCCAGCTGGAACTTCAAGGATTACGCGGAAAAGTGCTACAAGAACTACCGCCTCACCCCCAAGCCATACGACATCATTCTGCGCTATGGCGGCAGGAACCTGGAGGCCGCGACCAACATAATCTTCAGCAACGGTCTTCTGGATCCCTGGAGCGGTGGCGGTGTGCTTCAGGCTCCCAACGACAAGGTCTTCGTCATCATCCTGCCCGAGGGAGCTCATCACCTGGACCTGCGCCACAGCGATCCGGCCGATCCACCTTCTGTGCGCGATGCCCGCGATAAGGAAGCAGCCATCATAGCACGATGGATCCAAGATTTCTGA
- the LOC117145560 gene encoding protein midgut expression 1: MCLRLVGSALCCCCKLGLKCLCIFACSTVGVLVIVALVVYFCFFHNKSDDSTTKSYSDSTIDKSLKDSITTATEATSLVRGYLQRMIQRI; encoded by the exons ATGTGTCTGCGTCTCGTTGGATCCGCTCTCTGCTG CTGTTGCAAATTGGGCCTCAAGTGCCTCTGCATCTTCGCCTGTTCCACGGTCGGAGTTCTAGTCATAGTTGCCTTGGTCGTTTACTTTTGTTTCTTCCACAACAAATCGGACGACTCGACCACAAAGTCTTACTCCGATTCTACTATCGACAAGTCCTTGAAGGATAGCATAACTACCGCAACGGAAGCCACTTCGCTCGTCAGAGGATATCTCCAACGAATGATACAAAGAATCTAA